One Cellulomonas sp. NS3 genomic region harbors:
- a CDS encoding SRPBCC family protein has protein sequence MTVPVYVETLVRAPLDRVWELTQDTDLHPRWDARFSRITPVEELVGGGYRFRYELRLPLRTLAGTGTSLGERHRPDGTRTSALRFTTPDRLSPLGPGRGYWRYVPTAEGVTFVTGYDYAPGWGRLLDRLVLRRVVGWLTAWSFDRLRIWAETGTEPERWPLVSVLAVWRPDRPRASRCLRAPRRPAADPRGRATGRRTTTDPAPSVMDDAPATLDQLEAP, from the coding sequence GTGACCGTACCCGTCTACGTCGAGACGCTCGTCCGCGCGCCGCTCGACCGGGTCTGGGAGCTCACGCAGGACACCGACCTGCACCCCCGCTGGGACGCCCGGTTCAGCCGCATCACGCCGGTCGAGGAGCTCGTGGGCGGCGGCTACCGGTTCCGCTACGAGCTGCGGCTGCCCCTGCGCACCCTCGCCGGGACGGGCACGAGCCTCGGCGAGCGGCACCGGCCCGACGGCACGCGCACGTCGGCCCTGCGCTTTACGACGCCCGACCGGCTCTCCCCGCTGGGTCCGGGCCGCGGGTACTGGCGCTACGTGCCGACCGCGGAGGGCGTCACGTTCGTGACCGGCTACGACTACGCGCCGGGCTGGGGACGGCTGCTCGACCGGCTCGTGCTGCGCCGCGTCGTCGGCTGGCTCACCGCGTGGAGCTTCGACCGGCTGCGCATCTGGGCCGAGACGGGCACCGAGCCGGAGCGCTGGCCGCTCGTCTCGGTGCTCGCGGTGTGGCGCCCCGACCGCCCGCGCGCGAGCCGCTGCCTGCGCGCACCGCGCCGGCCCGCCGCCGACCCGCGCGGCCGGGCGACCGGGCGACGCACCACCACCGACCCCGCGCCGTCCGTCATGGACGACGCCCCCGCCACGCTCGACCAGCTGGAGGCGCCGTGA
- a CDS encoding SDR family NAD(P)-dependent oxidoreductase, translated as MGTAMITGASAGLGLEFAWQLATAKHDVVLVARGTERLERLAAQLHAAAGVHAEVLTADLADRADVERVAERLRSDERPVGLLVNNAGLGLRKRFLEGELEDEERSLELMVRTVMVLSHAAAESMTRRGRGAILNVSSVAALLASGTYSAHKAWVRTFTESLAVELRETSVTATVLQPGFVHTEFHERAGIDMTALPEIAWLNADSVVAAALADVRRGVVISTPSLRYQAAAGVARLLPRSAVRALGSYRARLAAASTDASESDHGFTD; from the coding sequence ATGGGTACCGCGATGATCACGGGCGCGAGCGCCGGCCTCGGGCTGGAGTTCGCCTGGCAGCTGGCGACCGCGAAGCACGACGTCGTCCTGGTGGCGCGCGGGACCGAGCGCCTCGAGCGGCTCGCGGCGCAGCTGCACGCCGCGGCGGGGGTGCACGCCGAGGTGCTCACGGCCGACCTCGCGGACCGCGCCGACGTCGAGCGGGTCGCCGAGCGGCTGCGCTCCGACGAGCGTCCCGTGGGTCTCCTCGTGAACAACGCCGGCCTCGGGCTGCGCAAGCGGTTCCTCGAGGGCGAGCTCGAGGACGAGGAGCGCTCGCTCGAGCTCATGGTCCGGACCGTCATGGTCCTCTCGCACGCGGCCGCCGAGTCGATGACCCGGCGCGGGCGCGGCGCGATCCTCAACGTGTCGTCGGTCGCGGCGCTGCTCGCCTCGGGCACCTACTCCGCGCACAAGGCGTGGGTCCGCACGTTCACCGAGAGCCTCGCGGTCGAGCTGCGCGAGACGAGCGTCACGGCCACGGTGCTGCAGCCGGGGTTCGTGCACACCGAGTTCCACGAGCGCGCGGGCATCGACATGACGGCGCTCCCCGAGATCGCGTGGCTCAACGCCGACTCGGTCGTCGCGGCCGCGCTCGCGGACGTGCGCCGCGGGGTCGTCATCTCGACCCCGAGCCTGCGCTACCAGGCCGCCGCGGGCGTCGCCCGCCTCCTGCCGCGCTCCGCGGTGCGCGCGCTCGGCAGCTACCGGGCCCGGCTCGCGGCGGCGTCGACCGACGCCTCCGAGTCGGACCACGGGTTCACCGACTGA
- a CDS encoding HdeD family acid-resistance protein translates to MRSDWLGLSWKATVLRGLLAIVFGVVAMVWPVATVVALALLWGVWALVDGVSEIAQATVPGTQGRGWLVLMGLVSIAAGLWAVVVPGVAAVTLTWVLGIWLLVRGVFELVGAFSSGHVLPRWLLVVSAVLSVVLGVLFVANPGTAAVTLAVWLGVTALAWGIVFVVIGLVLRRALADVTAAPVADGRRRHATAGPEA, encoded by the coding sequence ATGCGCAGCGACTGGCTGGGTCTGAGCTGGAAGGCGACGGTCCTGCGTGGGCTGCTCGCGATCGTGTTCGGGGTCGTCGCGATGGTGTGGCCCGTGGCGACGGTCGTCGCGCTCGCCCTCCTGTGGGGCGTGTGGGCGCTCGTCGACGGCGTCTCCGAGATCGCGCAGGCCACCGTGCCCGGGACGCAGGGCCGGGGCTGGCTGGTGCTCATGGGACTCGTGTCGATCGCCGCAGGCCTCTGGGCCGTGGTGGTCCCCGGCGTCGCGGCGGTCACGCTGACCTGGGTCCTCGGGATCTGGCTCCTCGTGCGCGGGGTGTTCGAGCTCGTGGGCGCCTTCAGCAGCGGGCACGTCCTGCCGCGGTGGCTGCTCGTCGTGAGCGCCGTCCTGTCGGTCGTGCTCGGGGTGCTGTTCGTGGCGAACCCCGGGACCGCCGCCGTGACGCTCGCCGTCTGGCTCGGCGTCACCGCTCTCGCCTGGGGGATCGTGTTCGTGGTGATCGGGCTCGTGCTCCGCCGCGCCCTCGCCGACGTCACCGCCGCGCCGGTCGCCGACGGGAGGCGGCGGCACGCCACCGCGGGGCCGGAGGCGTGA
- the pyrE gene encoding orotate phosphoribosyltransferase, giving the protein MTSPTGPDGLTLSPTPREQLRDLISEIAVVRGRVTLSSGREADYYVDLRRITLHHRASPLVGHLLLDRLEEVGLGTAEVDAVGGLTLGADPVATALLHAAASRGLDLDAFVVRKEGKAHGLQRRIEGPDVAGRRVVVVEDTSTTGGSAITAVEAAREAGAEVLGVAVIVDRGTGAQQAIEALGVPYHYLFDLTDLGLA; this is encoded by the coding sequence GTGACCTCCCCGACCGGCCCCGACGGCCTCACCCTGTCCCCGACGCCGCGCGAGCAGCTGCGCGACCTCATCTCCGAGATCGCGGTCGTGCGCGGCCGCGTGACGCTCTCGTCGGGCCGCGAGGCCGACTACTACGTGGACCTGCGCCGGATCACGCTGCACCACCGCGCGTCCCCGCTCGTCGGGCACCTGCTGCTCGACCGCCTCGAGGAGGTCGGCCTCGGGACCGCCGAGGTCGACGCCGTCGGCGGGCTCACGCTCGGCGCCGACCCCGTGGCGACCGCCCTGCTGCACGCGGCGGCGTCGCGCGGGCTCGACCTCGACGCGTTCGTCGTCCGCAAGGAGGGCAAGGCGCACGGCCTGCAGCGGCGCATCGAGGGCCCGGACGTCGCGGGCCGCCGCGTCGTCGTCGTCGAGGACACCTCGACCACCGGGGGCTCGGCGATCACGGCCGTCGAGGCCGCGCGCGAGGCCGGCGCCGAGGTCCTCGGCGTCGCCGTCATCGTCGACCGCGGCACGGGCGCGCAGCAGGCGATCGAGGCGCTCGGCGTCCCGTACCACTACCTCTTCGACCTGACGGACCTCGGCCTGGCCTGA
- a CDS encoding HAD-IIA family hydrolase — protein sequence MTRTIHSWLTDMDGVLVHEGDALPGAADFVRALRDAGRPFLILTNNSMFTPGDLQARLAAAGIDVPTEAIWTSALATAQFLLDQLPDGSAYVIGEDGMTGALRDVGYTLTDTDPDYVVLGETRTYSFDAITRAIRLIKGGARFIATNPDVTGPSAEGDLPATGAVAAMITAATGRKPYFVGKPNPMMFRSALNRIDAHSETTAMIGDRMDTDVVAGIEAGLQTFLVLTGSTRREDIAKFPFRPSHVLDSIADLVARV from the coding sequence ATGACCCGCACGATCCACAGCTGGCTCACCGACATGGACGGCGTCCTGGTCCACGAGGGCGACGCGCTGCCCGGCGCGGCCGACTTCGTGCGCGCCCTGCGCGACGCCGGCCGGCCCTTCCTGATCCTCACCAACAACTCGATGTTCACGCCCGGCGACCTCCAGGCCCGGCTCGCGGCCGCGGGCATCGACGTGCCCACGGAGGCCATCTGGACGTCGGCGCTCGCGACCGCGCAGTTCCTGCTCGACCAGCTGCCCGACGGCAGCGCCTACGTGATCGGCGAGGACGGCATGACGGGCGCGCTGCGCGACGTCGGCTACACGCTCACGGACACCGACCCGGACTACGTCGTGCTCGGCGAGACCCGCACGTACTCGTTCGACGCCATCACGCGCGCGATCCGGCTCATCAAGGGCGGTGCGCGCTTCATCGCGACGAACCCGGACGTGACCGGGCCGAGCGCCGAGGGCGACCTCCCCGCGACGGGCGCCGTCGCCGCGATGATCACCGCCGCGACCGGGCGCAAGCCCTACTTCGTCGGCAAGCCCAACCCGATGATGTTCCGCTCGGCGCTCAACCGTATCGACGCGCACTCGGAGACCACCGCGATGATCGGCGACCGGATGGACACCGACGTCGTCGCGGGCATCGAGGCGGGCCTCCAGACGTTCCTCGTCCTGACCGGCTCGACGCGCCGCGAGGACATCGCGAAGTTCCCGTTCCGGCCCAGCCACGTGCTCGACTCGATCGCGGACCTCGTCGCGCGCGTCTGA
- a CDS encoding VTT domain-containing protein yields the protein MLLAALDATVSAAVSAGGAVPAIGPDFLDADHLIRSFGAYALIGVVVVVFIETGLLFPFLPGDSLLFTAGMLVAQDEISVPLWALCLALFAAAFVGDQVAFFIGRKAGPKIFSKPDSRFFKQSYIDQTYAYFDKYGGRTIIVARFVPFVRTYAPVAAGVGNMRYRTFVSYNVVGALLWGVGVTVLGYFLGNVTFVKDNIELILIAIVGISVVPIVVELLRARSRKRDERYDEPEERARVAREDIAGE from the coding sequence GTGCTCCTCGCTGCCCTCGACGCGACCGTGTCCGCCGCTGTGTCCGCCGGCGGTGCCGTGCCGGCCATCGGCCCGGACTTCCTCGACGCCGACCACCTGATCCGGTCCTTCGGCGCCTACGCGCTCATCGGCGTCGTCGTGGTGGTGTTCATCGAGACAGGGCTGCTGTTCCCGTTCCTGCCCGGCGACTCGCTGCTGTTCACCGCGGGCATGCTCGTGGCGCAGGACGAGATCTCCGTGCCGCTGTGGGCGCTGTGCCTCGCACTGTTCGCGGCGGCCTTCGTCGGCGACCAGGTCGCGTTCTTCATCGGCCGGAAGGCCGGCCCCAAGATCTTCAGCAAGCCGGACTCGCGGTTCTTCAAGCAGTCCTACATCGACCAGACGTACGCCTACTTCGACAAGTACGGCGGCCGCACGATCATCGTCGCGCGCTTCGTGCCGTTCGTGCGGACCTACGCGCCCGTCGCCGCCGGCGTCGGCAACATGCGGTACCGCACCTTCGTCTCGTACAACGTCGTCGGCGCGCTGCTGTGGGGCGTCGGCGTCACGGTGCTCGGCTACTTCCTGGGCAACGTCACGTTCGTCAAGGACAACATCGAGCTGATCCTCATCGCGATCGTCGGCATCTCCGTGGTCCCGATCGTCGTCGAGCTCCTGCGCGCCCGCAGCAGGAAGCGCGACGAGCGGTACGACGAGCCGGAGGAGCGCGCCCGCGTGGCCCGCGAGGACATCGCCGGGGAGTGA
- a CDS encoding ATP-binding protein: MADPRTTAPGPEQDAESDDGLQSSDPPASFSLVRTWTLDSARQLTGLRAEILREVTVDGAVPQDELGPVAHHMVLVASELATNALEHGKPPTIVRLMRDGTRYLLDVADHDLNTTPYVAGARVPGNGGFGLQIARRLSVDVGWYTAEATKHVWAVFPGQG; this comes from the coding sequence GTGGCCGACCCCAGGACGACCGCCCCAGGACCGGAGCAGGACGCCGAGTCCGACGACGGGCTGCAGAGCTCCGACCCACCCGCGAGCTTCTCGCTCGTCCGGACGTGGACCCTCGACTCGGCACGCCAGCTCACGGGGCTGCGTGCCGAGATCCTGCGTGAGGTCACCGTCGACGGCGCCGTGCCGCAGGACGAGCTCGGCCCGGTCGCGCACCACATGGTCCTCGTCGCGTCCGAGCTCGCGACCAACGCGCTCGAGCACGGCAAGCCGCCGACGATCGTCCGGCTCATGCGCGACGGCACGCGCTACCTGCTCGACGTCGCGGACCACGACCTCAACACGACGCCGTACGTCGCGGGCGCGCGCGTCCCCGGGAACGGGGGCTTCGGGCTCCAGATCGCCCGGCGGCTGTCCGTCGACGTCGGGTGGTACACCGCCGAGGCGACCAAGCACGTCTGGGCGGTCTTCCCCGGCCAGGGCTGA
- a CDS encoding DUF4166 domain-containing protein, producing MTSVFAQALGADFARLHPMLQRRFGVGLEAGYACVGTGVMHEIRRGPWWTLPFLYLGAVRNILLPDVGRDVPFTISNFPYRDPHGRETVTFVREYRLRGRTRRFDATMVLHEGRVIDYLGTHQHLAVDLDLQVQDDGSLRLTTHGQRFYEGPVGFRFPLLLSGEARLHEWFDDAAQEFHVDLEVRNRLLGFLFGYRGTFTCEFPDAEDAPERLRPARHELRT from the coding sequence GTGACGTCCGTGTTCGCCCAGGCCCTCGGTGCGGACTTCGCGCGCCTGCACCCCATGCTCCAGCGGCGCTTCGGCGTGGGGCTCGAGGCCGGCTACGCGTGCGTCGGGACGGGCGTCATGCACGAGATCCGGCGCGGGCCGTGGTGGACGCTGCCGTTCCTCTACCTCGGCGCGGTCCGCAACATCCTGCTGCCGGACGTCGGTCGCGACGTGCCGTTCACCATCTCGAACTTCCCGTACCGGGACCCGCACGGGCGCGAGACGGTGACGTTCGTGCGCGAGTACCGCCTGCGGGGCCGCACCCGGCGGTTCGACGCGACGATGGTGCTGCACGAGGGCCGCGTCATCGACTACCTCGGCACGCACCAGCACCTCGCGGTCGACCTCGACCTCCAGGTGCAGGACGACGGCTCGCTGCGCCTGACGACGCACGGCCAGCGGTTCTACGAGGGGCCGGTCGGCTTCCGCTTCCCGCTCCTGCTCAGCGGCGAGGCGCGCCTGCACGAGTGGTTCGACGACGCCGCGCAGGAGTTCCACGTCGACCTCGAGGTCCGCAACCGGCTGCTCGGGTTCCTGTTCGGCTACCGGGGGACGTTCACGTGCGAGTTCCCCGACGCCGAGGACGCACCCGAGCGCCTGCGCCCCGCCCGGCACGAGCTGCGCACCTGA